The Xenorhabdus poinarii G6 nucleotide sequence TTTCTTTCTGCTCGGCCTGATACCGCTCAACATCAGCCACATCCTTTTCCTGAAGCAGCTGACGAGCAGCGGTACAGGGTAAGCGAATGAGTTGCAATGTTTTATCCCGGAGTATTAGAGTACTCGTTGTCACTTTATCAAGAAGATAACTATCGTGAGAAACCAGTATAAAGGTCCCTCTCCAGCGAGTAAGAAACGTCTCAAGCCATAATAAAGTCGGTAAATCCAGATGGTTGCTAGGTTCATCAAGTAGCATCAAATCTGGCTGAAGAATTAAAGCACGGGCCAGCAGCAGGCGAGTATGCTGGCCACCACTGAGGTTTTCAACCTTCAAATTCCAGAATCCCGGTGAAAATCCCAGTTCCATCAAAAGGGTTTCACAACGCCAGCTTTCACTGTGACGACGGTCTTCTGGTAAACGAGCTAACAGGCTATCCAGCAACGTACTGGAAAGCAGTGTATCAGGTAAGTATTGTTCAACCCGGGCGAGAACACATTGGCGAGATACAATGACGCTACCCGTGTGTGCTTCGAGTTCACCACTCAGAATTTTCAACAGTGTGCTTTTACCACTACCGTTGTACCCAATTAATCCTATTCGATCCCCTTTTTTCACACTGAATGTAACTTCATGTAACAGTGAGCTATTTGAGTTGTCGTAACAGACTGATTGGGCAGACAATAATGTAGTCATTTGTTTACTCATGAGTTATAGGCATCAGCGTTACCTGCTGCCATACATTGTGTTGATGCAGAATCCGGTAAATTTGACGACAAATAAACAGATTGACCAGATTCTTCATGGTTGGTTTATCATGGCATTAAATCAATACCGCCTTATTTGCAAGGCGTTTTATTATCTACTACACGATTTTTACAAAAGTAATAGACCACAAGTGAAATGGCAAGTAGAGGTATGAAGAAAGAATATTGTATTACTGTACTGAACCCAAATTTGGTGGCTAATACGCTGTACAAATAGAATCCTGCTGGAAACAAAAACAGTCTGTATAAAACCGTCAAATGAGTTTGCAAAAGATCGGATACTGCTTTTATATAAAGTAGCCAGCTGCACAGACAAACTCAACAATGGAAAATATAAATGAAACATTTTCCACCGACAGTCCCATATCCATATCTTTGAAAGCTGACTGACTGAAAACCAAATAAGGCATATATATAAAATCGATTACTGCCATAAATAAGATGATTGGGAATAACTTCCTACCTTCTCCGCTCAGAAAATAACTGGAAGCATCTCGAATTATGGCGTTTTCTTCAACTTTCCACTAATACTTCCCATATAAAAGATACAGTAGAAATATCAAAGAACATAAACAAATAATAGTTTTTTCAAAAAACACCTTTAAAATAATAACTGTAAGTTATAATTAAACATTCAAAAATTAACAATAGAAAATATATCTTGAGTAGCAAACCTATTTTTTTAATGCACAGAGAAAAATGATATCAAAGGTTTTTTATCAATGACATAATCTGTTTCGGTTCCTTTATTGACTTCAATTCTGATTGTAGTCTCTGGAAAATACCCTCAATCGTCAGATTCGACAGCGATGTTTTCATTGTGATAGAACAGTTGGACACAATGTAAACCCAAAATAATCGTTAACTTTTTGACATATAACACCTTTCTTAACAGATAAACGCGATATGCTGACGCCTCTTTCTTCTCAGATCATCATCCGATATCTTATTTTTGGTTTTTAATTAAATGAATACTCGTAAAATGAAGGGGATACGTCCATTTAGTGCACTTATTGATGCCTGTTGGAGAGAACCTTACTCTTTTCCTCGTTTGATCAAAGACATGATTGCAGGGATCACCGTGGGGATCATTGCTATCCCGCTGGCAATGGCATTGGCAATCGGCAGCGGCGTTGCGCCACAATATGGCCTTTATACGGCGGCCATTGCCGGCATCGTGATTGCGATTAGCGGCGGATCACGTTACAGCGTTTCCGGCCCCACGGCCGCTTTTGTGGTGATACTCTACCCGGTGTCACAGCAATTCGGTTTAAGTGGTCTGTTGATCGCAACGCTTATGTCAGGTGTTATTTTGCTCATTATGGGGCTGGCGAGATTAGGCCGGCTCATTGAGTATATTCCCCTGTCAGTAACGTTGGGGTTTACTTCTGGTATTGCGATCACTATCGCAACCATGCAGGTACAAAATTTCTTTGGCCTGAAACCGGAATACGGCTCAGAGCATGATCTTAATAAGGTCATTGCCCTCGCCCAGGCATTTCCTTCATTACAATTTAGCGACACACTGATCGGCTTTACCACACTGTTGGTCTTGATTTTTTGGCCAAAATTGGGATTAAAGTTACCCGGTCACTTACCAGCTCTGCTTGCAGGTACTGGTATCATGGGTATCATGCATCTGTTAGGTCATGATGTGGCAACGATTGGTTCATCATTCAGCTATGTACTCAACGATGGCACTCAAGGTCAAGGTATTCCCCCCATCCTTCCTCAATTCCTGCTACCGTGGGATCTGCCTGATACTCACTCCCTTGATATTAGCTGGGACACCGTATCTGCACTGTTACCCGCTGCCTTTTCGATGGCAATGTTAGGAGCCATTGAGTCCTTATTATGTGCAGTTATTCTGGATGGCATGACGGGGAAAAAACACCATTCCAACAGTGAATTGATTGGTCAGGGGGTGGGCAACATTGTGACGCCTTTCTTTGGAGGGATCACGGCAACGGCTGCGATTGCCCGTTCAGCTGCTAATGTCCGAGCCGGTGCAACCTCACCGATTGCCGCTGTCGTTCACTCACTGCTGGTATTATTAACCCTGTTAGCCCTTGCTCCTGTGCTTTCTTACCTGCCACTTGCCGCGATGTCGGCGATTTTGCTGATTGTGGCCTGGAATATGAGTGAAGCCCGCAAAGTAGTGGATTTAATCCGTCACGCGCCGAAAGACGATATTATCGTCATGTTACTGTGCCTGTCATTGACGGTTCTGTTTGACATGATCGTCGCAATTACGATTGGTATTGTTCTCGCATCACTCCTGTTTATGCGCAAAATTGCCAATATGACCCGGATTAGTCTTTCTTCTGCAACAAATGATGAGAAGAGTCTGCTGGTGGTACGCATTAATGGTCCGCTGTTTTTCGCTGCCGCAGAGCGTATTTTTGCGGAGCTTAAAGAGAAAAGCGCTGATTATCAAACGATTATTATGCAGTGGGATGCTGTTCCCGTTTTGGATGCCGGCGGGCTGCACGCTTTCCAGGGATTTATCCGGGAAATGGGAAAAGAGAAGCATATCGTGGTGTGTGATATTCCCTTCCAACCGTTGAAAACGCTGGCTAGAGCCAAAGTCGAACCCATTCAGGGGCAATTAAGTTTTTACGCGACATTATCCAGGGCATTGGAAGAAAGCAATGAACTTAAAGATAATCGGTAGGGCAAGATTCAGGTCAGGATAAGCTTGCAACGGTTACAGAATTTAATCTCTGTAACCGTTTTATCAAGCAAATCGGACAGGTTCAGTGGTTATTTGCTGGTATCCAGCGCTGGAAAACTTTTTACCACATCATCAAGCGCTTTCATCTGCATCAGGAAGGGTTCCAGTTTTGCCAGCGGCAATGCCGATGGGCCATCACATTTTGCGCTTTCTGGTTCCGGATGCGCTTCAAGGAATAATCCGGCAATCCCCACCGCCATACCAGCACGAGCCAGTTCAGAAACCTGCGCACGACGACCGCCCGAAGCAGCACCAAAAGGATCACGGCACTGCAAGGCATGGGTCACGTCAAAAATCACGGGTGAGCCCTGCGTTGCCTGTTTCATAACACCAAAGCCCAGCATGTCAACCACCAGATTGTCGTAACCAAAATTACTGCCACGGTCACACAAGATAATCTGATCGTTGCCACCTTCCTTGAATTTCTCAACGATATTGCCCATTTGACCTGGGCTGACGAACTGAGGTTTTTTAACGTTAATCACTGCACCGGTTTTAGCCATTGCTTCGACCAGATCCGTCTGGCGCGCAAGAAAAGCAGGCAGCTGGATGACATCAACGACATCTGCAACCGGTTGGGCTTGCGCGACTTCATGGACATCAGTAATGATTTTTACACCGAAAGTCTGTTTCAGCTCCTGAAAAATTTTCATTCCCGCTTCCAAACCCGGTCCACGATAAGAACTGATTGAAGAACGGTTAGCCTTATCAAAAGAGGCTTTGAAAACATAAGGAATGCCCAGTTTTTGGGTTACAGTCACATAGTGCTCACAAATACGCATGGCCAAATCCCGTGATTCAAGGACGTTCATACCACCAAACAGGACAAAAGGCAGATCATTTGCGACCTTGATGTCACCAATATTAACCACTTTCTGTTGCATGCTTATACCTTCTCTTGTTAAGGGCAAATAAATTTGCGTATCCATAAAAAAATAAACGAAGAAGCAGAGAGATTCCGTCTTATCACAATCATTAATGGAGGGTGATCGCTCTCTGCTCAATGGCGTTAATCTGCATTTTTAACATTTCTGTGACCGGATCTTCAGGGCAGTGTTCTACGAAATAACTCAAATCTGAAATGGCAATGTGGCTACAGTCGAGCTGGGCATAAATCAGCCCCCGGTCACGAATTTCATACGGATCATCCGGGTCAAACATGAGTACGATTTCATTGGCTTTCAGAGCTAACTCCATCTTTTTCTCTTGCATCAAAGAAATTTTGATGGTGTCGGTCATTTTTCGCACCACACTGGCATTATCGGCTTCCTGTAAGTCTTTGCTTTCCAGGCATACCATTGGGCCAATATAACCTTTCAGCCAGACATCAAGTATATGTTCGCTGAGCGTATCGCCATTCATTGGATTAATAAACCAGGGGGATTCATTGGGTAAATCAATCCGCAAGATTAGCTGTGTCGGAAATATGACCGGCTGTACAGGTAATACCAACGATTGAGCGATATGCGAAAAAACCATTCCCAATGCGACCGGCGCACCCTGGCGTGAACGCAGGACATGATCCAACCACAGCGTATCAGATAAACAATACACGCCATCCGCGCCACGGAATTTCCACTCCCGATAAAAAAGCGTCAATAATAATTGCAATTTTGCTTTGGTATCAGTGACCGGGGAGAGCGTTTGCTGCGCCTCTTCCAGCAAGGCAGTTAGCTGCTCCATCACGAATGTGTGAGAAAAGTCAGGACGAATGGCTTGTGTCACTTGAATAATTCCATCTATCAGGGAAGCATTATTGAATTCATATTTAGCTATGGTTTTCATTTTTATTCCATCGACCTACCGTGATACGTTCATTACCACCATAATCCTGAAAGGTCGCTATCTGTTGATAACCTTTTTCCAAAAAGAGGTTTCTGACAACGATTCCCTGTTTCCAGCCATGTTCCAATAACAGCCATCCATTGGGTAACAAAAAATGGCGCGACTGCGCCACAATTGTCTGCAAGTCGGCCATGCCATTTTGCGCAGCAACTAATGCAGTGGCCGGTTCAAACCTGACATCTCCTTCACGCAGATGGGGATCAAGCGCATCAATATACGGAGGATTACTGACAATCATATCAAATTGTTGTTTTCCAACCGCGGAAAACCACTCACTTTGTAAAAAATTCACATTGTGAAAAGGCCGATTGCGGAAAGGCAGTTTTTCGGCATTTTTTTCAGCATTATGCTTTGCTAATGCGACAGCATCAGGGTTGATGTCTACCCCGGTGACATGGCAGTCATGCCGTTCAGTGGCTAACGCCAAGGCAATTGCTCCTGTTCCCGTGCCAAGATCCAGAATCTGTGCCGGTGAATCAGGCAACAATGCCAACGCTTTCTCAACCAGACACTCTGTATCTGGACGAGGAATCAAGGTTGCGGGTGAGACAGCCAGAGGCAGTGACCAAAATTCGCGCTCACCAACAAGATAAGCGATCGGCTCTCCCTGAATACGGCGAGACAGAAAAGACGCAAGCTGGCGGGCTTCCTCTGGAGTAATAAGCGTTTCACTGAACGCAATTAAATAGGTGCGGGAACGCCCTGTGACGTATTGCAGCAAGATTTCTGCATCACGCTTAGGACTGTCACTGTTTGTCAATTGCCTCGCCGCCTGCTGGAGCCATTGTTGATAGTTCAT carries:
- the dauA gene encoding C4-dicarboxylic acid transporter DauA, yielding MNTRKMKGIRPFSALIDACWREPYSFPRLIKDMIAGITVGIIAIPLAMALAIGSGVAPQYGLYTAAIAGIVIAISGGSRYSVSGPTAAFVVILYPVSQQFGLSGLLIATLMSGVILLIMGLARLGRLIEYIPLSVTLGFTSGIAITIATMQVQNFFGLKPEYGSEHDLNKVIALAQAFPSLQFSDTLIGFTTLLVLIFWPKLGLKLPGHLPALLAGTGIMGIMHLLGHDVATIGSSFSYVLNDGTQGQGIPPILPQFLLPWDLPDTHSLDISWDTVSALLPAAFSMAMLGAIESLLCAVILDGMTGKKHHSNSELIGQGVGNIVTPFFGGITATAAIARSAANVRAGATSPIAAVVHSLLVLLTLLALAPVLSYLPLAAMSAILLIVAWNMSEARKVVDLIRHAPKDDIIVMLLCLSLTVLFDMIVAITIGIVLASLLFMRKIANMTRISLSSATNDEKSLLVVRINGPLFFAAAERIFAELKEKSADYQTIIMQWDAVPVLDAGGLHAFQGFIREMGKEKHIVVCDIPFQPLKTLARAKVEPIQGQLSFYATLSRALEESNELKDNR
- the kdsA gene encoding 3-deoxy-8-phosphooctulonate synthase produces the protein MQQKVVNIGDIKVANDLPFVLFGGMNVLESRDLAMRICEHYVTVTQKLGIPYVFKASFDKANRSSISSYRGPGLEAGMKIFQELKQTFGVKIITDVHEVAQAQPVADVVDVIQLPAFLARQTDLVEAMAKTGAVINVKKPQFVSPGQMGNIVEKFKEGGNDQIILCDRGSNFGYDNLVVDMLGFGVMKQATQGSPVIFDVTHALQCRDPFGAASGGRRAQVSELARAGMAVGIAGLFLEAHPEPESAKCDGPSALPLAKLEPFLMQMKALDDVVKSFPALDTSK
- the sirB1 gene encoding invasion regulator SirB1, whose translation is MKTIAKYEFNNASLIDGIIQVTQAIRPDFSHTFVMEQLTALLEEAQQTLSPVTDTKAKLQLLLTLFYREWKFRGADGVYCLSDTLWLDHVLRSRQGAPVALGMVFSHIAQSLVLPVQPVIFPTQLILRIDLPNESPWFINPMNGDTLSEHILDVWLKGYIGPMVCLESKDLQEADNASVVRKMTDTIKISLMQEKKMELALKANEIVLMFDPDDPYEIRDRGLIYAQLDCSHIAISDLSYFVEHCPEDPVTEMLKMQINAIEQRAITLH
- the prmC gene encoding peptide chain release factor N(5)-glutamine methyltransferase → MNYQQWLQQAARQLTNSDSPKRDAEILLQYVTGRSRTYLIAFSETLITPEEARQLASFLSRRIQGEPIAYLVGEREFWSLPLAVSPATLIPRPDTECLVEKALALLPDSPAQILDLGTGTGAIALALATERHDCHVTGVDINPDAVALAKHNAEKNAEKLPFRNRPFHNVNFLQSEWFSAVGKQQFDMIVSNPPYIDALDPHLREGDVRFEPATALVAAQNGMADLQTIVAQSRHFLLPNGWLLLEHGWKQGIVVRNLFLEKGYQQIATFQDYGGNERITVGRWNKNENHS